A region of the Nocardia nova SH22a genome:
ACGAGGACGCGCTTACCGGAGATCTCCGGTCCCTCGATCTGCCGCTGCATGCCGTGGGTCTTGGCGGCCTTGCGGACCACGAACGCGTCCAGCGGACGGCCGGGTGCGTGCAACATCGCCAGCGCCACCGGATCGGCGCCCATGGTGAGACCGCCGACGGCGTCGAACTCCCAGTCCGACACCAACTCTCGCAACAGCGAGCCGATCAGCGGTCCCGCCTGGTGCTGCAGTGTCGCCCGGCGCAGATCGACGTAGTAGTCGGCTTCCTTGCCGGACGACAGCGTCACCCGTCCGTGCACGACGGCCAGTTCGCGGACCAGTTCGGCCAATCTGTCTCGGTCGGTGGTGGATTCGATCATGTGGGTTTACGTCCTTCCACGTGCGTTGAATAAGCCTCGGTTGAGGCGGGTCACCACGCTGCGCGGAATCAGTCCGGCGGCTGCGGTGAGCGCCTTGTACTGCACTCCGGGCACACTGAGCACCCGGTCCTTCTCCAAATCCTGCAGCGAACCGGACACCACCTGATCGACGTCGAGCCACATGGGTTTCGGCAGCGAATCCATCGCGATTCCGGCGCGCTCGTGAAACTCCGTATGCACGAATCCTGGGCACAGCGCCTGCACCCGGACTCCGGTCCCGGCCAGGCCACCGGCCAGACCCTCGGTCAACGATATGACGTAGGCCTTGGCCGCCGAATAGGTCGAGCCCCGGCCGGGTACCAGCCCGGCCACGCTGGCCACATTCACCACCGAGCCCTTGGCTGCGGCGATCATCGGCGGTAAC
Encoded here:
- the pyrE gene encoding orotate phosphoribosyltransferase codes for the protein MIESTTDRDRLAELVRELAVVHGRVTLSSGKEADYYVDLRRATLQHQAGPLIGSLLRELVSDWEFDAVGGLTMGADPVALAMLHAPGRPLDAFVVRKAAKTHGMQRQIEGPEISGKRVLVVEDTTTTGNSPLTAVRALRDAGATVVGVATVVDRETGADQVIAAEGLEYRSILGLKDLALG
- a CDS encoding SDR family NAD(P)-dependent oxidoreductase: MIDRSAKLPGATRPVALVTGPTSGIGEGYATRLASLGYDLVLVARDEQRLTALADELRQRFGTGSEILAADLAQAEGRDRVAARLDEGVEFLVNNAGFGLTGEFWTVEPAALQAQLDVLVTAVLQLTRAVLPPMIAAAKGSVVNVASVAGLVPGRGSTYSAAKAYVISLTEGLAGGLAGTGVRVQALCPGFVHTEFHERAGIAMDSLPKPMWLDVDQVVSGSLQDLEKDRVLSVPGVQYKALTAAAGLIPRSVVTRLNRGLFNARGRT